The Streptococcus marmotae genome contains the following window.
AAATTCACCACACTAGCAATAATCACTCCTATCAAAGCTGCATAGAGAGCCTGTCCCATACCAGATAGGTTTTTCTTAGTTGTCAGACCAAGAACCGCCATCGCTACAAACATCAAGGCGGCAGTTAGAAAGGCTGTTAAGACGGTTTCCCCTGTATAAGCTAGCAAAGCAACACTAAGTGTAAAACCATTCATCACCGAATAAGCTAGAAACATGGGTAAAGTCATGGGACTATTTTGAGCTGCCATACGAGAAGCCGCAAAGACAAGGGCAAGCTCAGCTAGCATAATCAGCCAGATAGCAAATGACCCTCCTAATAATAAACGAAGTGTGAATCCTTGAAAAACTGTCAAGGATAGGTAGGCAACTAAAGCAGATAGTCCGATACCTGCTGCGACAAATCCGTAGATTTTTCCAAAGAAACGATTTAAAGCAGTCTGATCTACTTGATTGATAATAAACTGTTCTTGATTCATTTTATCCTCCTCTATTTCACTTAACGAATGGAAATATGCCGTTCTTTCCACATTTTTTGTAAGGGAAGTGTTGCTTCTCTTACTGCCCAATACTTATCTACACACGTCACAATCCAAGATTCCTTATAACGTGGTGGGGCAATGGTTGCACCAAACATATGCTTGACAATAATATCTTCTTCGACCTTGTTGAGCTTGGTCAGTTTTTGTGCATTGCGCTTCGCAATTCGCGGATGTACCCAAGCATGGCTTTTCCGAAATTTAGTTTCACGCCAATCATAATAGAACAAATCATGCAAGAGAGCCCCTCGAGCCGTTGATTTTGCATCCCAGCCCAATTTTTTAGCAATCTTGTAGCTGGTATAGGACACATGAATGGAATGCTCCAAACGTGTCGAATAGTAATGATGAGGGATTGTAGCGAGCTTTTGTACCTTGGGCTTTTGGATTAAGTGTCCAACATAAGCCATGTACTCTTCATCTTCTGTATATACTGTCATCACATCACCTCGTTTTTCCATTATACCACAGTTTACTCTTCCTAGCTTAAATAAAGCTAAAGAGTAAAATACCTGCTGCTACGGCAACATTTAGACTTTCTGCTTGACCAGGCATCTGAATGTGGACCAACTCGTCTGCCTGCTCTTCTACCAATCTTGAAATGCCTTGGCCTTCATTTCCCATAATGATTGCAAACGAATCAGGTACCCGAATCGCTTTGTAATCCACAGAATGTGCAGATAAGGTTGTCGCTAAGATGCGTACTTTATTTGCTTTAAACTGGCCAAGAAGATCATCGATTGCCACACGATAAATCGGCAGATGGAAATGACTGCCCTGCATAGAACGTAGGGTTTTTAGGCTATAAATATCTGCAGACTTATCTGAGATAAAAACTGCATCATAGCCTGCAGCATCAGCTGTCCGAATCATAGTTCCGACATTTCCTGGATCCTGTACATCTTCTAAAACAAGGTATTTTCCTGTTAATTGTTTAGGAAAGAGAGGCTGTTTTAGAGCTACCTGAGCTACGATACCCTGTGGTGTTTGACTATCTGACAGGTCTTGTACTATCTCCGGACTGACAACCGTTACCGGAATAGAACCTGTTACCTGATCTACATAATTTTCGAGTACAAACACTCGCTCAATCTCAGCATTTGCTTTACGTGCCTCTTCAAATAAATGCCAGCCCTCAATCAAGTAAGATTCTTTGCGGTATTTCTTCTGATGTAATTTTTTCGTTTCCTTTATCAAGCGATTAGACTTGGAGCGAATCACTTCCATATTATTCCCCATTTTCTTTCATTATCATCAATGATATAATAAAGTGAAGGTCTTGTCAAAAAGGAGAAATGTATGAAAAAAGTCAAAATGATTGCATCAGGTCGTGTACAAGGAGTTGGTTTCCGTTGGTCTGTCCAATTTCTTGCAGGAGAAATCGGAGATATCTATGGCCGAGTCTGGAATAATGATGACGGAACGGTCACCATTCTTGCTCAATCAAGCGATACTGCTAAGCTCAGCCAATTTATCCATGAAATCCGAAAAGGTCCCTCTCGTATGGCAAAAGTAACCTATTTGGATGTCACCCTCGCTCATTTTGAAGACTTTAGCGATTTTCAGGTCAAACAGTGGTATTAGACTTGTATATTTTCTCCAAAACAAGTAAAATAGAATGTATCATGTAAAAAAGGAAATGAGAAAGTGAAAACATCAAAACGTATTGTATTATCAGGATTTGTCCTATCCATGCTCTTCTTCCTATCGGGCTGTGTAAAGACCAAAAACGGTGTCCCAACTGGAGAAGGTTGGGTCTACAAATTCCTCGTTGAACCAATGGGCACTGTCATCAAGTTCTTTGCTGAAAATCAAGGCCTAGGATTTGGAGTTGCTATCATCGTCGTAACTATCTGTGTCCGCCTACTCATCTTACCACTTGGTATTTACCAATCGTGGAAAGCCACCTACCAATCTGAGAAAATGCATTATCTCAAGCCTATCTTGGGTCCAATCCAAGAGCGAATGAAAAATGCAAGCTCACAAGAAGAACAGTTGGCTGCTCAACAAGAACTCTTTGCTACTCAGAAAGAATATGGGGTGAGCATGTTTGGTGGAATAGGCTGTCTACCACTCCTCATCCAAATGCCTTTCTTCTCAGCTCTGTTCTATGCTGCACGCTATACAGAAGGAATTGCGGATGCTAGTTTCATGGGAATCGCCCTTGGAAAGCCAAGTCTTATCCTTACTGTAGCAGCTGGAGTTCTCTACTACTTCCAATCACTTCTCATGCAGGTTGGTGTTGATGAAGAACAGAAGAAACAAATGAAATCAATGATGTGGATGAACCCAATCATGATTACATTCTTCTCATGGAGTTCTCCTGCCGGCGTCACTCTTTACTGGGTTGTCGGTGGATTTATCGGAATCCTTCAACAAGTGATTACCAACTTCTTCCTCAAACCAAAACTGCGCAGACAAATTGCAGAAGAATTTGAACAAAATCCTCCAAAACCACTTCACACAAGCACTCGTGTAAAAGATGTCACCCCAACAATGGATACAGCGATTACTACATCGTCTTCTAAAAAGAAAAATCGCAACGCTGGAAAGCAACGTTCGAGATAAGAAAAACTCTATTTCTGAGTATGACGACCATATTCATCCGAGCCCACTGCAACAATCTTTTGATAAACGATAATGTGATAAAAACCAAATGATGTACTTTCTCAAAAGAGACGAAGTATCAATCATTTGGTTTTTAGGTTTCTATTCTCATTTTTGTGTTATACTCGTCAAAAATCAAAGTCTGACGTCGTTAACTCACCTTGCTGAACTTCAGTTCTAGCTACGATTTCGTTGCCTAGTCAGATTTTGATTTTTATAGAGTATTAGATTATTCGGTACATTTTCCATCAAACTGACTCTTTCAGCGACCTCTTATAATCGACACTCCTACTTTGCTTTTTCAACCTTCAAAATCTTAATGTCATAGCTTCCGACCGGTGTTTGAACTGTCACAACATCGCCTGTTTTCTTGCCAATCAAAGCTTGACCAATTGGGCTTTCATTTGAGACTTTGTTGGCAAAAGCATCTGCTCCAGCAGCACCAACAATGGTGTAGACTTCCTCATCTGTTTCACCCACTTCTTGGACTGTAACCATTTTACCGATTGCAACTTCATCAGCTGCAACAGCATCGCTGTTAACAATCTCTGCATAGCGAATTTTCGTCTCAATCATCGAGATTTGCCCTTCGACAAAGGCTTGTTCGTCTTTTGCTGCTTCGTACTCGGAGTTTTCTGATAGGTCTCCGTATGAACGTGCAATCTTAATCCGTTCAACAATTTCAGGACGACGAACGAGTTTTAATTCTTCTAATTCTTTCTCCAATTTTTGTTTTTCTTCAAGTGTCATTGGATATGTTTTTTCTGCCATTTTCTGTTTCTTCCTTTTAAAATTCTTTGATGAAAACAAAATTATGCGGAAACCCACATAATTTTGTCCGAGCAAGTGCTCTAGTTGTTTAATTTACTATTGACATATTTCTCAACATTTTGCTCATGTTCTTCGCCTGTCTCTGCGAAATACACGGTTCCAGTTGTGACATCTGCAACAAAGTAATAATAGTTGGTCTTATTTGGTGCAAAAGTTGCTTCAATCGCAGCCTGACTTGGACTGTCTACCGGACCAGGCATCAATCCTGTATTAGTATAAATATTATAAGGAGAATTGATGGTGGTGTCAATTGCTGCATCTTCTTTTAGCGTCGTTTTTTCACCCAGTTTGCCCATTGCATACAAGATAGCAATATTGGATTGCAACGGCATTCCAGTATTAAGGCGGTTGTAGAACACCCCTGCGATAGTTCGACGATCCGCATCGGTCGCTCCTTCTTTTTCAACGAGTGAAGCTAAGGTCAATAATTGATTGACATCCAATCCTTTTGCTGCTAACTGGTCATAATAGGGTTGCAAACGCTCATCCATCGCAGCAATCATTAGTTCAACCAACCCTTCCATAGTAGTGTCTGGCTTGTAATCATACGTTGCTGGGAAAAGGTAACCTTCTAAACGATACGTTGCTCCACTATCTGCAGCAGGCAAGGTAGACAGGAGTCTTGGATAGGCCGCTACCATCTTATTGATAAACTCTTCATTTTTTACCGTTGCCAAAAAGTCGTCTGCTGTAAATGGTGTCTTTTCATCCTTGCTATTCTTGTAGACATTTTTGGTCACAGCTTGCGCAATCTGATTGATTGTAGATCCTTCAACGACAAGGATTTTCCCAGAAATTGGGTCTTGCGCTGTCGCTGTACCACCTTCTTGCAAGATTTTAGCCAACTCATCAACACTCATTGACTGATTCAAATTGTAAAATCCACTTTGGAAATTATTATAGCTTTTTAGCTTTGCATAGTAGTTAAAGACTGTTGCATTTTTAATCAAGTTACTTCCTTCAAGGATACGAGCGATTTCTTTGGTTGATGAACCTTCTGGAATCTCTACTTGGATATTTTCTGTCGCTTGTGCATTGACAGGTTCAAGACTTGATTTTAAATACAGATAGCCTGTCACAGCCGTCACAACTAATAACAGTAAAACCAGTGAGACAACTACTTTTACAATGCGTTTGGCAATACTATCTTGCTTTCTACGCTGACGATGACGGCGACGCGTCGCTGCTTCCCTGTTTGTTGTCTGCTGTTTCGGAGTCGGGGTAATAATGGTATCCTCCAATTCTGCTCGTGGGGCTTCTGCTTTTTGAAGCCTATCTCTTATCGAATGTTTATGAATAGCCAACGTCTCAGTCAAATCGTCTGGTTCAGCAGAAGCCTCATCTAGTACAACAACAGCCGTTGCTACTGGAACCTCGTCAAAAGGTGTACTCGAGTGCTGAGCCATTTCGCTTGCTTGCTCAGGAGAATCCTGAATCTCAGCAGGGACTACTTTTTCTGGTTCTTCCTGTTCAGTATCTCCTGAGAAACGCGTCACCAACGAACCAGATTCTTCATCGGCTACCAAGGGTAATTTGATGCTCACTCGTGGT
Protein-coding sequences here:
- a CDS encoding Bax inhibitor-1/YccA family protein, whose product is MNQEQFIINQVDQTALNRFFGKIYGFVAAGIGLSALVAYLSLTVFQGFTLRLLLGGSFAIWLIMLAELALVFAASRMAAQNSPMTLPMFLAYSVMNGFTLSVALLAYTGETVLTAFLTAALMFVAMAVLGLTTKKNLSGMGQALYAALIGVIIASVVNFFLASSGMSFVISIISVLIFSGLIAYDNQRIRYVFEETNGEVGQGWVVSMALSLYLDFVNLFLNLLRILGSRD
- a CDS encoding HDIG domain-containing metalloprotein, which translates into the protein MTVYTEDEEYMAYVGHLIQKPKVQKLATIPHHYYSTRLEHSIHVSYTSYKIAKKLGWDAKSTARGALLHDLFYYDWRETKFRKSHAWVHPRIAKRNAQKLTKLNKVEEDIIVKHMFGATIAPPRYKESWIVTCVDKYWAVREATLPLQKMWKERHISIR
- a CDS encoding TrmH family RNA methyltransferase, which codes for MEVIRSKSNRLIKETKKLHQKKYRKESYLIEGWHLFEEARKANAEIERVFVLENYVDQVTGSIPVTVVSPEIVQDLSDSQTPQGIVAQVALKQPLFPKQLTGKYLVLEDVQDPGNVGTMIRTADAAGYDAVFISDKSADIYSLKTLRSMQGSHFHLPIYRVAIDDLLGQFKANKVRILATTLSAHSVDYKAIRVPDSFAIIMGNEGQGISRLVEEQADELVHIQMPGQAESLNVAVAAGILLFSFI
- a CDS encoding acylphosphatase yields the protein MKKVKMIASGRVQGVGFRWSVQFLAGEIGDIYGRVWNNDDGTVTILAQSSDTAKLSQFIHEIRKGPSRMAKVTYLDVTLAHFEDFSDFQVKQWY
- the yidC gene encoding membrane protein insertase YidC: MKTSKRIVLSGFVLSMLFFLSGCVKTKNGVPTGEGWVYKFLVEPMGTVIKFFAENQGLGFGVAIIVVTICVRLLILPLGIYQSWKATYQSEKMHYLKPILGPIQERMKNASSQEEQLAAQQELFATQKEYGVSMFGGIGCLPLLIQMPFFSALFYAARYTEGIADASFMGIALGKPSLILTVAAGVLYYFQSLLMQVGVDEEQKKQMKSMMWMNPIMITFFSWSSPAGVTLYWVVGGFIGILQQVITNFFLKPKLRRQIAEEFEQNPPKPLHTSTRVKDVTPTMDTAITTSSSKKKNRNAGKQRSR
- the greA gene encoding transcription elongation factor GreA, with translation MAEKTYPMTLEEKQKLEKELEELKLVRRPEIVERIKIARSYGDLSENSEYEAAKDEQAFVEGQISMIETKIRYAEIVNSDAVAADEVAIGKMVTVQEVGETDEEVYTIVGAAGADAFANKVSNESPIGQALIGKKTGDVVTVQTPVGSYDIKILKVEKAK
- the mltG gene encoding endolytic transglycosylase MltG, producing MANDSHEKDTQSSSFRDKILRDLEEIKRQSDSKRPTGSLTTDENIAEGHSEQATTQPRVSIKLPLVADEESGSLVTRFSGDTEQEEPEKVVPAEIQDSPEQASEMAQHSSTPFDEVPVATAVVVLDEASAEPDDLTETLAIHKHSIRDRLQKAEAPRAELEDTIITPTPKQQTTNREAATRRRHRQRRKQDSIAKRIVKVVVSLVLLLLVVTAVTGYLYLKSSLEPVNAQATENIQVEIPEGSSTKEIARILEGSNLIKNATVFNYYAKLKSYNNFQSGFYNLNQSMSVDELAKILQEGGTATAQDPISGKILVVEGSTINQIAQAVTKNVYKNSKDEKTPFTADDFLATVKNEEFINKMVAAYPRLLSTLPAADSGATYRLEGYLFPATYDYKPDTTMEGLVELMIAAMDERLQPYYDQLAAKGLDVNQLLTLASLVEKEGATDADRRTIAGVFYNRLNTGMPLQSNIAILYAMGKLGEKTTLKEDAAIDTTINSPYNIYTNTGLMPGPVDSPSQAAIEATFAPNKTNYYYFVADVTTGTVYFAETGEEHEQNVEKYVNSKLNN